A genomic segment from Spinacia oleracea cultivar Varoflay chromosome 3, BTI_SOV_V1, whole genome shotgun sequence encodes:
- the LOC110780560 gene encoding GATA transcription factor 7, translating into MEFKEHPETNSVSGEDLFVDQLLNLNNEEEEEDGGAELEPENRPNIIVVEDEEDNNSCKFSPLLSPPLESVLSVPEEEADLEWLSHFVEESFSQISTPYPPGLLQPNPKPGNQPTPANLSKSRRSKRVRTGAGGRVWSTSGSDTFSPYSTPLCCPSSSGIGPPKKRRKKENGTVSGGGSGGGGGLPCMPRRCSHCGVQKTPQWRAGPEGAKTLCNACGVRFKSGRLLPEYRPACSPTFSSELHSSSHRKVLEMRKKKETGQPDSVSGFHLLVSGFG; encoded by the exons atggaattcaaagaACACCCAGAAACTAATTCTGTTTCCGGCGAAGATTTGTTCGTCGACCAGTTATTAAACCTAAAcaacgaagaagaagaagaagatggtgGAGCTGAGCTTGAACCTGAAAATCGACCAAATATCATCGttgttgaagatgaagaggataATAACTCCTGCAAATTCtcccctcttctctctcctccgttgGAATCCGTTCTTTCGGTGCCG GAAGAAGAAGCGGACCTGGAATGGCTATCTCATTTCGTTGAAGAGTCATTCTCCCAAATTTCAACACCTTATCCACCCGGGTTATTACAACCTAACCCGAAACCCGGAAATCAACCCACGCCAGCGAACCTCAGCAAGTCACGGAGAAGCAAACGGGTCAGAACTGGAGCGGGAGGTCGGGTTTGGTCTACTTCCGGGTCGGACACTTTCTCGCCTTATTCTACTCCTCTGTGCTGTCCTTCCAGCTCGGGAATTGGCCCGCCCAAGAAGCGGAGGAAGAAGGAAAATGGGACCGTGTCAGGTGGCGgtagcggtggtggtggtgggctGCCGTGTATGCCGAGGAGGTGTAGTCACTGTGGGGTCCAAAAAACACCACAGTGGCGGGCCGGGCCCGAGGGGGCGAAGACGCTGTGCAATGCATGTGGAGTGAGGTTCAAGTCGGGCCGACTACTACCAGAATATAGGCCCGCTTGTAGCCCGACTTTCTCCAGTGAGCTTCACTCTAGCAGCCACCGGAAAGTGTTGGAgatgaggaagaagaaagaaacGGGTCAACCCGATTCGGTTTCCGGTTTCCATCTTCTGGTTTCCGGTTTCGGATAG
- the LOC110778883 gene encoding glycine-rich protein DOT1 — protein sequence MSLILSNFKLILVLISVLSPCLVYGLSSVNKAESEINFVENQEQTSNVISSKDGMPSNINIDMTKRSNGGSRKGISGGGGGGGQGVERGGGGGGGGNGGGVVGVGGGGGGGGGGGSGGGVVGVGGGGDSGGGGGGGGGGGGGGGGGGGRSGKGLRPGGHGASGVQRGGDGKGHGRGGGKDKVGGGDHGEVRGRQRGSGGGSGHGQGEGKGGGGGGGGGRGGGGGGGGGGAGGGGGGGGGHSGGSGWGWGGGAGGGGGGGGGSGRGGGGGGGGGQGGGGGGGSGSGWGGGQGRGGGNCWFWGCHGPISRDSTIKHP from the coding sequence ATGTCTCTAATACTAAGCAACTTCAAGCTCATATTAGTGTTGATTAGTGTTTTAAGCCCATGTTTGGTATATGGGTTGAGTTCAGTAAACAAAGCTGAAAGTGAGATCAATTTTGTTGAGAATCAAGAACAAACAAGTAATGTTATTTCATCTAAAGATGGTATGCCAAGTAACATCAACATTGACATGACCAAAAGAAGTAACGGTGGGAGTCGTAAAGGCATCagcggaggtggtggtgggggaGGACAAGGAGTTGAgagaggtggtggtggtggtggtggcggcaacGGTGGAGGTGTTGTTGGAGTAggtggcggcggtggtggtggtggtggcggcggcaGCGGTGGAGGTGTTGTTGGAGTAGGTGGCGGTGGTGATAGcggcggaggtggtggtggaggaggtggcggtggaggaggaggaggtggtggtggtggaagaaGTGGTAAAGGATTAAGACCGGGAGGCCATGGTGCTAGTGGAGTACAAAGAGGAGGTGATGGGAAAGGCCATGGAAGAGGAGGAGGTAAAGACAAAGTTGGAGGGGGAGACCATGGTGAAGTTCGAGGACGACAAAGAGGAAGTGGTGGAGGATCTGGACATGGTCAAGGAGAAGGCAAAGGTGGAGGCggaggtggaggaggaggaagagggggtggtggtggtggaggcggGGGAGGTGCAGGTGGCGGTGGGGGAGGAGGAGGTGGTCATAGTGGCGGGTCGGGATGGGGTTGGGGAGGAGGTGCGGGTGGAGGGGGTGGGGGAGGAGGAGGTAGTGGGCGTGGTGGAGGGGGAGGGGGAGGGGGTGGGCAGGGAGGAGGAGGTGGTGGGGGCAGTGGATCCGGATGGGGTGGGGGGCAAGGAAGAGGCGGTGGTAATTGTTGGTTTTGGGGTTGTCATGGTCCAATCTCCAGGGATTCAACAATAAAACATCCATAA
- the LOC110778882 gene encoding zinc finger BED domain-containing protein RICESLEEPER 1-like, protein MSSSKSKRRCLVSESSEDMNEASPWTDPVDDEVEEKRTPEYELHPTKKSKDGFKYVSMKKSKRRAPYWVDYWMYLDNADMIRAECKFCERNFAADPNTNGTKNVKKHWTTCPKNPANKSKGKQTHLIFEPVDGEEGDAKLKYKDVNLNDVRDALGRMIILDELPFRFVEKVGFKYFMSIACPAFHMPSRMTIARDCYQLHKGDAIGRAVEDCLNSWGLCDKLFTVTVDNASSNDVACGYLRNMDHVQCIDRTRAVVKFVKNSPARLLLFKEVVEKCKIESKSSLSLDVPTRWNSTYTMLDTAQKFKGVFSRMSLPREYEGNTSSPDDADWDKVEKLVVFLREFYDLTNRVSGSLYVTSNTLFFHIGHILDLLNQWTVSDDPDFRTMAFQMKLKFDKYWGDVEKMNMLIYLAVILDPKFKFLGVQIALQNMYGVDRGTSLANKVREFSNVMFDEYRKLYAPVIVESEQTSDSMSIMQPMSQGGVLSFKNNIQEQIKKQISGADGGRFVRSEFDRYLNEQMGEDEEKDILTWWKLNGPRFPVIARMARDVLAIPVSTVASESAFSVGGRHVDQFRSSLTPKMAQALICGQDWLRPATATSKMNVEEKLKELEQLEKDLEKTNLEDEMVFVTE, encoded by the exons ATGTCAAGTTCCAAATCCAAAAGGCGTTGTTTAGTATCCGAGTCATCCGAGGATATGAATGAAGCCTCACCGTGGACGGATCCCGTAGATGATGAGGTTGAAGAGAAAAGGACTCCAGAGTATGAACTACACCCTACAAAAAAGTCAAAGGATGGATTCAAATATGTGAGCATGAAAAAGAGTAAAAGGAGGGCACCTTATTGGGTAGACTACTGGATGTATTTGGACAATGCTGATATGATAAGAGCTGAATGCAAATTTTGTGAAAGGAATTTTGCTGCTGATCCTAATACTAATGGCACGAAGAATGTGAAGAAACATTGGACAACTTGTCCAAAAAATCCAGCAAATAAGAGCAAAGGTAAACAAACTCACTTGATTTTTGAGCCAGTAGATGGTGAGGAGGGAGATGCTAAGTTGAAATATAAAGATGTGAATCTTAATGATGTGCGAGATGCATTGGGTCGTATGATCATACTTGATGAATTGCCATTTCGATTTGTAGAGAAAGttggttttaaatatttcatgtCTATTGCTTGCCCTGCATTTCATATGCCTTCACGAATGACTATTGCACGTGATTGTTATCAACT CCATAAGGGAGATGCCATTGGTAGAGCTGTTGAGGATTGTTTAAACTCTTGGGGTTTATGTGATAAACTTTTTACAGTAACGGTTGATAATGCAAGTTCTAATGATGTGGCATGTGGGTACTTGAGAAATATG GATCATGTTCAATGTATTGATAGGACACGAGCTGTTGTTAAGTTTGTGAAAAATTCTCCTGCCAGATTGCTCCTCTTCAAAGAAGTTGTTGAGAAATGTAAAATAGAGAGCAAATCTTCTTTGTCTCTAGATGTACCCACTAGATGGAATTCAACTTACACTATGTTAGACACTGCTCAAAAATTTAAAGGTGTCTTTAGTCGAATGTCACTTCCTAGGGAGTACGAAGGTAACACGAGTTCACCCGATGATGCTGACTGGGACAAAGTTGAAAAGCTTGTCGTTTTCTTAAGGGAGTTTTATGATTTAACGAACCGTGTTTCTGGTTCTTTATATGTCACAAGTAACACACTCTTCTTTCACATTGGTCACATTCTTGATTTACTGAATCAATGGACGGTTAGTGATGATCCTGATTTTAGAACTATGGCATTtcaaatgaaattgaaatttgacAAGTATTGGGGTGACGTAGAAAAGATGAACATGTTGATATATCTGGCTGTAATTCTTgatccaaaattcaagttcctGGGTGTACAAATTGCTCTTCAAAATATGTATGGAGTAGATAGGGGAACGTCATTAGCTAATAAAGTCAGGGAGTTTTCTAATGTTATGTTTGATGAGTATAGAAAATTATATGCTCCTGTGATTGTGGAGAGTGAGCAAACTAGTGACTCAATGTCAATTATGCAGCCCATGAGTCAAGGAGGTGTTTTGAGTTTTAAAAACAACATCCAGGAGCAAATTAAGAAGCAAATTAGTGGAGCTGATGGTGGTAGGTTTGTAAGAAGTGAGTTTGATCGTTATTTGAATGAGCAAATGGGAGAAGATGAAGAGAAAGATATTCTAACTTGGTGGAAACTTAATGGCCCTAGATTTCCAGTTATTGCACGTATGGCACGTGATGTACTAGCCATACCAGTATCTACAGTTGCATCGGAATCGGCATTTAGTGTAGGAGGGCGTCATGTTGATCAATTTAGAAGCTCTTTAACTCCTAAG ATGGCACAAGCTCTCATATGCGGACAAGATTGGCTTCGGCCTGCAACTGCTACATCTAAAATGAACGTGGAGGAGAAATTGAAGGAGCTGGAGCAATTAGAAAAAG ATTTGGAGAAGACCAACTTGGAAGATGAAATGGTTTTTGTCACCGAATGA